From the Primulina tabacum isolate GXHZ01 chromosome 3, ASM2559414v2, whole genome shotgun sequence genome, one window contains:
- the LOC142539187 gene encoding auxin response factor 18-like, giving the protein MDMTEKCLNSELWHACAGGMVQIPSVNSKVFYFPQGHAEHTLTAVDFGGLLRIPAMILCRVGAVQYLADHETDEVYSKIRLIPVGSNELGLEDDGIMGSNGSESNEKPSSFSKTLTQSDANNGGGFSVPRYCAETIFPRLDYTADPPVQNVIAKDVHGETWKFRHIYRGTPRRHLLTTGWSTFVNQKKLVAGDSIVFLRAENGDLCVGIRRAKRGGGGVGCTESSSVWSSVSAGNYGGFSAFLNGEENKVMMHRSFGNGNVRERGRVRPESVVESAFLAANGQPFEVVYYPRASTPEFCVKAASVTAAMRVQWRSGMRFKMAFETEDSARISWFVGTIASVQVADPITWPNSTWRLLQVTWDEPDLLQNVKCVSPWLVEMVTNMPVLHISPFSPPRKKLRLPHHPDFPLDGQFPVPSFLGNPLGPSSPFCHLQDNLTAGIQGARHAQIGVPFSDLHLNNKLQMGLFPVSIPRHNPRAKIPEKICKSNLDGNENISCLLSMGNSCEKSHVHDGVKKPQFVLFGKPILTEQQMSCGNVDESFDLDGQDRSKGLSSTQCMPKRAELGLNAHLCKVFLESEDVGRTLDLSVLGSYEELFLMLENMFGIESSELMSHVCYFDAAGAVNRAGDEPFSEFKKTAKRLTILMPSSNIAERKLITGLLMADRGLDSSKQAGPLSIFA; this is encoded by the exons ATGGATATGACTGAAAAATGCTTAAATTCTGAGCTGTGGCACGCCTGTGCCGGAGGCATGGTGCAAATCCCGTCGGTGAACTCGAAAGTCTTCTATTTCCCTCAAGGCCACGCGGAGCACACACTAACTGCTGTGGATTTCGGGGGTCTGCTCAGAATTCCGGCGATGATTTTATGCAGAGTTGGTGCTGTGCAATATTTAGCCGACCATGAAACTGACGAGGTTTACTCCAAAATTAGGCTGATCCCAGTTGGGAGCAACGAGCTTGGCTTGGAAGATGATGGGATTATGGGGAGCAATGGATCTGAATCTAACGAAAAACCCAGTTCCTTTTCGAAGACGCTGACTCAATCTGATGCAAATAACGGTGGGGGATTCTCCGTCCCAAGATACTGCGCGGAGACTATTTTCCCACGGCTGGATTACACGGCGGACCCGCCAGTGCAGAATGTAATTGCTAAAGATGTACATGGGGAAACTTGGAAGTTTAGGCATATTTACAGGGGTACGCCAAGGCGGCATTTGCTGACTACTGGATGGAGCACTTTTGTGAATCAGAAGAAGCTGGTGGCTGGTGACTCAATTGTGTTCTTGAGGGCAGAAAATGGGGATCTTTGTGTCGGGATAAGGAGGGCGAAGCGGGGCGGCGGCGGCGTGGGTTGCACCGAATCCTCTTCTGTGTGGAGTTCTGTGAGTGCTGGAAACTATGGGGGATTTTCAGCGTTTTTGAATGGAGAAGAGAATAAGGTGATGATGCATAGGAGCTTTGGTAATGGGAATGTGAGGGAGAGGGGGCGGGTCAGGCCCGAATCAGTCGTTGAATCGGCTTTCTTGGCGGCCAATGGCCAGCCATTTGAGGTGGTTTATTATCCAAGGGCGAGCACGCCTGAATTTTGTGTGAAGGCGGCATCTGTGACCGCTGCTATGAGGGTTCAATGGCGGTCCGGTATGAGGTTTAAGATGGCATTTGAAACGGAGGACTCGGCTCGAATCAGCTGGTTCGTGGGAACTATAGCTTCTGTTCAGGTTGCTGATCCTATTACATGGCCTAATTCAACATGGAGACTTCTTCAG GTCACATGGGACGAACCAGATCTGCTGCAAAACGTGAAATGTGTTAGCCCGTGGCTAGTTGAAATGGTCACGAATATGCCAGTCCTCCATATTTCACCCTTCTCACCGCCGCGGAAAAAGTTGCGGTTACCTCATCATCCAGATTTCCCTCTCGACGGCCAGTTTCCGGTGCCGTCATTTCTAGGCAATCCCCTAGGCCCCAGCAGTCCCTTTTGTCATCTACAAGACAACTTAACTGCAGGCATACAGGGAGCCAGGCATGCTCAAATTGGAGTCCCATTTTCGGATCTCCATCTTAACAACAAACTGCAAATGGGATTGTTTCCGGTCAGCATCCCACGACATAACCCTCGGGCTAAAATTCCTGAAAAAATCTGTAAAAGCAATTTAGACggtaatgaaaatatttcttgCTTGTTGAGCATGGGAAACTCTTGTGAGAAATCCCATGTACATGATGGTGTCAAGAAACCACAATTTGTACTATTCGGTAAGCCAATACTTACCGAGCAGCAGATGTCCTGTGGTAATGTTGATGAAAGCTTCGATCTTGATGGGCAAGATCGTTCCAAGGGTTTGTCCAGTACCCAGTGTATGCCGAAACGAGCTGAACTTGGTCTCAACGCCCATCTCTGCAAAGTGTTCTTGGAGTCGGAGGATGTTGGTCGTACCCTTGATTTGTCGGTTCTTGGATCCTACGAAGAGTTGTTTTTAATGTTAGAGAACATGTTCGGGATAGAAAGTTCGGAACTAATGAGCCATGTGTGTTATTTTGATGCAGCAGGTGCTGTTAATCGTGCGGGAGATGAACCGTTCAG TGAGTTCAAGAAGACTGCTAAAAGATTGACCATTCTGATGCCGAGCAGTAACATTGCTGAAAG GAAACTGATCACCGGTTTGCTGATGGCCGATCGTGGACTAGATTCATCGAAACAGGCAGGACCCTTGAGCATATTTGCATAG